The Sardina pilchardus chromosome 19, fSarPil1.1, whole genome shotgun sequence genome window below encodes:
- the LOC134066512 gene encoding patched domain-containing protein 3-like, which translates to MSTCKTDCIEKPISRGFGKLGRIVGRYPWMFLIPPLIISAGLGAGFYFLEDRESNNIEDQFTPKNGPAKAERAYVKEHFPQGEEFSSLRLYTDGTYASLIAVYSENILTKDAFQEVLELDKTVQRIKADESPKTFSDLCVKDRDLKCVSNPILNIVSDYVTNGIPIDYPQHKTEFTGTAIGGVDQDPNKSVKTAQAIRLFYYLKEDNKTETDLWLKKFIKIFSERKASKTISVSYFTSISREEEFDANSKTVIPLFSVTYFLAVTVSIMSCLRLDCVRNKVWVATFGVLSAGLAVLSSFGLLLFCGMPFVMTVASAPFLILGIGVDDMFIMISCWQKTKVHDKVEDRMAETYEHAAVSITITTLTNVFAFYIGLLTPFGSVQSFCMYTGTAILFCYIYNITFFGAFLALNGQREGSNRHWLTCRKVKLADEHNKSNACSVGGAYDRKTEKEEEMPIDIFFKKHYGPFLTKPWTKVLVVLLYSGYLAGSIYGCFQMQEGIDLKNLAPDDSYVAPYYNNEDIYFSEYGPFVMLVIEDENFKYWGKFAREILNMCLNEFESSDMVAKNRTIFWLESYEKYGDNKSLDLSDENVFMLNLPTFLAVSGFKQDLNISNNKIVASRLFIPTANIRTAIDEKNMLNFFRDTASTCFPNLDLMVYHPAFIYYDQYAVIISNTIQNTVLATVIMLVISLLLIPHPLCSLWVTFAIASVIVGVAGFMALWDVNLDSISMINLIICIGFSVDFSAHISYAFVSSKEKTANGKAIDGLYHLGYPILQGAVSTIAGVVVLSAAESYIFRTFFKIMFLVISFGALHGIMFIPIFLTFFECSSDQDEKDQSGNKQQSTGSLRH; encoded by the exons ATGTCCACCTGCAAAACAGACTGCATTGAAAAACCGATATCAAGAGGCTTTGGTAAACTTGGACGTATCGTAGGTAGATATCCATGGATGTTCCTTATTCCACCCCTTATCATATCCGCAGGTCTCGGTGCAGGGTTTTATTTTCTAGAAGACAGAGAGTCAAACAACATCGAAGATCAATTCACTCCAAAAAATGGCCCGGCAAAGGCGGAAAGAGCATACGTCAAAGAGCACTTCCCACAAGGTGAGGAGTTTTCAAGTCTGAGGCTTTACACAGATGGTACATATGCTTCATTAATCGCTGTGTACTCAGAAAATATTCTCACCAAAGATGCGTTTCAGGAAGTTCTGGAACTAGATAAAACAGTACAGCGCATCAAGGCAGATGAGAGTCCAAAGACTTTTTCAGATCTGTGTGTCAAGGACAGAGATTTGAAATGTGTCTCGAATccaatattgaatattgtgagCGACTATGTTACTAATGGCATACCAATAGATTACCCCCAACACAAGACAGAATTCACAGGGACAGCAATTGGGGGAGTGGATCAGGACCCGAACAAAAGTGTAAAGACTGCGCAAGCAATCAGGCTTTTCTATTATTTGAAAGAGGACAACAAAACTGAAACGGATCTATGGCTGAAGAAGTTTATAAAGATCTTTTCAGAAAGAAAAGCCTCCAAAACG ATCTCAGTTTCATATTTCACTTCAATATCAAGAGAGGAGGAATTTGATGCAAATTCTAAAACAGTCATCCCACTGTTCTCTGTTACATACTTTCTGGCCGTTACTGTCTCCATAATGTCCTGTTTGAG GCTGGACTGTGTGAGGAACAAGGTCTGGGTGGCCACCTTCGGGGTGCTGTCTGCAGGCCTGGCGGTGCTCAGCAGTTTTGGACTGCTGCTCTTCTGTGGGATGCCATTCGTGATGACCGTGGCGTCTGCTCCCTTTCTCATTCTTG GTATTGGTGTGGATGACATGTTCATTATGATTTCATGCTGGCAGAAAACAAAAGTCCATGATAAGGTGGAAGATCGCATGGCCGAGACATACGAGCACGCTGCTGtttccatcaccatcaccactctCACTAATGTCTTTGCCTTTTACATCGGCCTCTTGACCCCTTTTGGGTCGGTCCAGTCCTTCTGCATGTACACCGGCACAGCCATCCTCTTCTGCTACATCTACAACATCACATTCTTCGGTGCCTTTCTGGCCCTGAATGGACAAAGAGAGGGAAGCAATAGACACTGGCTTACGTGCAGGAAGGTTAAATTAGCAGATGAACACAACAAGAGCAATGCCTGTTCAGTTGGAGGAGCTTATGATCgtaaaacagagaaagaggaggaaatgCCCATCGACATCTTCTTTAAAAAGCACTACGGTCCATTTCTGACAAAGCCTTGGACTAAAGTGTTAGTTGTTTTGCTCTACTCAGGATACTTGGCCGGTAGCATTTATGGTTGTTTTCAAATGCAGGAGGGAATTGATCTAAAAAATTTAGCACCTGATGATTCATATGTTGCTCCCTACTACAATAATGAGGACATATATTTCTCAGAGTACGGCCCTTTTGTCATGTTAGTTATTGAAGATGAAAACTTCAAGTATTGGGGGAAATTTGCTCGTGAAATTCTCAACATGTGCCTGAATGAATTTGAATCATCCGACATGGTTGCCAAAAACAGGACTATATTTTGGCTTGAATCGTATGAGAAATATGGAGATAATAAGAGTTTAGATCtttcagatgaaaatgtgttCATGCTTAATTTGCCCACATTTCTTGCTGTCTCAGGTTTCAAACAAGATCTCAATATTTCTAATAACAAAATAGTTGCCTCTCGATTGTTTATCCCAACAGCTAACATTAGAACTGCAATAGATGAAAAGAACATGTTGAACTTTTTTAGGGACACAGCTTCCACTTGTTTTCCAAACTTGGATCTGATGGTCTACCATCCTGCTTTTATTTACTATGATCAATATGCAGTCATTATTAGCAATACTATCCAAAATACTGTACTTGCCACTGTGATCATGCTTGTAATTTCTCTTCTGTTGATTCCacatcctctctgttctctgtgggTGACCTTTGCCATCGCCTCTGTAATAGTAGGTGTAGCTGGTTTCATGGCTTTGTGGGATGTTAATCTAGACTCCATCTCCATGATCAACCTGATTATCTGCATCGGCTTTTCTGTTGACTTTTCTGCACACATTTCCTACGCCTTTGTCTCAAGTAAAGAGAAAACAGCCAATGGAAAAGCCATTGATGGCTTATACCACCTTGGATATCCAATTCTACAAGGAGCTGTATCTACCATTGCTGGTGTTGTGGTCCTCTCAGCAGCAGAGAGCTACATTTTCAGGACCTTTTTCAAGATTATGTTTCTGGTCATCTCATTCGGCGCACTTCACGGCATCATGTTCATCCCCATATTTCTGACATTTTTTGAATGCTCTAGTGATCAGGATGAAAAGGATCAATCTGGCAATAAGCAGCAGTCGAC TGGGTCACTTCGACACTAA